The proteins below are encoded in one region of Engystomops pustulosus chromosome 8, aEngPut4.maternal, whole genome shotgun sequence:
- the LOC140075792 gene encoding uncharacterized protein isoform X2 gives MVTKPEKWRRTSADFRGRGSEMANMDEETRNKFKRIKSILEEAKQKNRILILHNLEDSSDREKRRVLQETRYLYRENLILFSKRETRSDYLSHLVNEHPPPNVRSKKKEEVRLSIRRKSFFKDNSHQQYHNERSDNSISHQQYHRERSDNSISHQQYHRERSDNSIRHQQYHRERYNNSISHQQYHRERPDNSISHQQYHRERPDNSISHQQYHMERPDNSISHQQYHRERPDNSISHQQYHRERPDNSISHQQYHRERPDNSISHQQYHRERPDNSISHQQYPRERPDNSISHQQYPRERPDNSISHQQYHRERSDNSISHQQYHMERSDNSISHQQYHMERSDNSISHQQYHRERPDNGISHQQYHRERPDNSTGPTYGLPSQRQEMEGHRVGIFSRSPDSDYSWLVKMLRSKDCSLGVSSVHCCHISNDNMRKFIDDARDCTFGILYQTQRRERDNVTSIKYHLELETLGSILGKQKVMVLIDDVKDSSEHEKSRLLCTHHRAAQWFSTLLLVSDLDKKKKIQKEIKRQLQRQLQGSDCYIIDDVISVDLVKYEPRSRNTSSRRRPYGDESGYYTSQWREMEGHKVGIFSRSSEREFSWLVDSLRSEDFPHLVTSVTSFLITNNQTYQNFLDNIGECTFGIIYHTKNRGSVSVTNVTDSLYDQELETLNNLLGRQNVLVVIDDLEDSSDHRKMEILKDQPSIQEWATDLLLMSNTDKRDRGRMREKTNELKALLQCPGSLEDSRH, from the exons AACAGAAGAACAGGATCCTTATTCTCCACAATCTGGAGGACAGCAGTGACCGGGAGAAGAGGAGAGTCCTCCAGGAAACCCGTTACCTTTACAGGGAGAATCTCATCCTCTTCAGCAAAAGGGAAACTCGATCTGATTACCTGAGCCATCTAGTGAATGAGCATCCCCCGCCCAATGTGAGGAGCAAGAAGAAGGAGGAAG TGCGACTGAGTATAAGAAGAAAATCATTCTTCAAAGACAACAGTCATCAGCAATACCACAATGAGAGGTCCGACAACAGCATCagtcatcagcagtatcacaggGAGAGATCCGACAACAGCATCAGTCATCAACAATACCACAGGGAGAGATCCGACAACAGCATCcgtcatcagcagtatcacaggGAGAGATATAACAACAGCATCagtcatcagcagtatcacaggGAGAGACCCGACAACAGCATCagtcatcagcagtatcacaggGAGAGACCCGACAACAGCATCagtcatcagcagtatcacatGGAAAGACCGGACAACAGCATCagtcatcagcagtatcacagagaGAGACCCGACAACAGCATCagtcatcagcagtatcacaggGAAAGACCGGACAACAGCATCagtcatcagcagtatcacagagaGAGACCCGACAACAGCATCagtcatcagcagtatcacaggGAGAGACCCGACAACAGCATCAGTCATCAGCAGTATCCCAGGGAGAGACCCGACAACAGCATCAGTCATCAGCAGTATCCCAGGGAGAGACCGGACAACAGCATCAGTCACCAGCAGTATCACAGGGAAAGATCTGACAACAGCATCagtcatcagcagtatcacatGGAAAGATCTGACAACAGCATCagtcatcagcagtatcacatGGAAAGATCTGACAACAGCATCagtcatcagcagtatcacaggGAGAGACCCGACAACGGCATCagtcatcagcagtatcacaggGAGAGACCCGACAACAGCACAG GTCCTACTTATGGACTTCCCTCACAG AGGCAGGAGATGGAAGGTCACAGGGTGGGAATCTTCTCCAGATCTCCTGATAGTGATTACTCCTGGCTGGTGAAGATGCTCAGATCGAAGGATTGCAGCCTTGGCGTCAGCTCTGTCCACTGCTGTCACATCTCCAATGACAACATGAGGAAGTTCATAGATGATGCCAGAGATTGTACATTTGGGATCCTCTACCAGACCCAGAGGAGGGAGCGGGATAATGTCACCTCCATAAAGTACCACCTGGAGCTGGAGACCCTCGGCTCTATACTCG GGAAGCAGAAGGTGATGGTTCTCATCGATGATGTGAAGGACAGCAGTGAACATGAGAAGTCCCGCCTCCTGTGCACTCACCACCGGGCCGCACAATGGTTCAGCACTTTACTCCTTGTCTCTGACCTGGACAAGAAGAAGAAGATTCAGAAAGAGATAAAGAGACAACTACAGAGGCAGCTGCAGGGATCAG ATTGTTACATCATAGATGACGTCATCTCCGTAGATTTAGTAAAATATGAGCCGAGAAGCCGGAACACGTCGAGCAGACGCCGTCCATATG GTGATGAAAGTGGATATTACACATCACAG TGGAGAGAAATGGAAGGTCACAAAGTAGGAATCTTCTCCAGGTCCAGTGAGAGGGAATTCTCCTGGCTGGTGGATTCGCTCAGATCAGAGGATTTCCCCCATCTCGTCACCAGTGTCACCAGTTTCCTGATCACTAACAACCAGACATACCAGAACTTTCTGGATAACATCGGTGAATGCACATTCGGGATCATTTATCACACCAAGAACAGAGGAAGCGTCAGCGTCACCAATGTGACTGATTCTCTGTACGACCAGGAACTGGAAACTCTCAATAATCTTCTGG GGAGGCAGAATGTCCTGGTGGTCATTGATGATCTGGAGGACAGCAGCGATCACCGGAAGATGGAGATCCTGAAGGACCAGCCCAGTATTCAGGAATGGGCCACCGACCTTCTACTGATGTCAAACACTGATAAGAGGGACAGGGGGAGGATGCGAGAGAAAACGAATGAACTCAAAGCTCTTCTCCAATGTCCAG